The proteins below come from a single Oxyura jamaicensis isolate SHBP4307 breed ruddy duck chromosome 1, BPBGC_Ojam_1.0, whole genome shotgun sequence genomic window:
- the KLHL42 gene encoding kelch-like protein 42 encodes MSLAERQREEEGEGDGAGEEVVQIRLGDKCYPVCKRKLIEQSDYFRALYRSGMREAGQGQEEQLLRGGLSALGLELVLDFINTSCLARLEQEEGGDDEPPLLEELVEAASYLQVTPLLRLLLSQVRVGNCLELHRLAQVYGLQDLHDTCLDFMAAHYHQVLRRPDARPHLHLPHALQQHLKERRMRGTATLVAIGDFMGASSLGLPPGCHPQAEAPWSMLRYDEEAERWQPLANNLPPDLVNVRGYGSAMLDNYLFIVGGYRITTSQEISAAHCYNPCLNEWSQLASMNQKRSNFKLLAVNGKLYAIGGQSLSNVECYNPENDWWNFVASMPNPLAEFSACECKGKIYVIGGYTTRDRNMNILQYCPTSDSWTSFELCDVHVRKQQMLSVEETIYLVGGCIHELGPNQKSSQSEDALTVQSYNIATKEWLYLKENTSKSGLNLTCTLHNDGVYILSRDITLSTSLEHRVFLKYNIFTDSWESLRRFPAFGQNMLICSMYLPDVREV; translated from the exons ATGTCCCTGGCGGAGCGGCAGcgggaagaggagggggaaggggatggcGCGGGGGAGGAGGTGGTGCAGATCCGGCTGGGGGATAAGTGCTACCCGGTGTGCAAGAGGAAGCTGATTGAGCAAAGTGACTATTTTCGAGCCCTCTACCGCTCGGGTAtgagggaggcagggcagggccaggaggagcagctgctgcgCGGGGGGCTGAGTGCCCTGGGGCTTGAGTTGGTGCTGGACTTCATCAACACCTCCTGTCtggccaggctggagcaggaggaggggggTGATGATGAGCCCCCCttgctggaggagctggtggaggcTGCTTCCTACCTGCAGGTCACCCCCTTGCTCcgcctgctcctctcccaggtGAGGGTGGGCAACTGCTTGGAGCTGCACCGCCTGGCTCAGGTCTATGGCCTCCAGGACTTACATGACACCTGTCTAGACTTCATGGCTGCCCATTACCATCAGGTTCTGCGGAGGCCTGATGCCCGGCCACACCTCCACCTGCCCCATGCTCTTCAGCAGCACCTGAAGGAGAGGCGGATGAGGGGCACCGCCACCCTTGTGGCCATTGGGGACTTCATGGGTGCCTCCTCTCTGGGCCTGCCTCCAGGCTGTCACCCTCAGGCGGAAGCCCCCTGGTCTATGCTGCGGTATGATGAGGAGGCAGAGAGGTGGCAGCCCCTGGCCAACAACCTGCCTCCAGATCTGGTGAATGTCCGAGGCTACGGGTCAGCTATGCTGGACAACTACCTCTTCATTGTTGGGGGCTACAGGATCACCACCAGCCAGGAAATTTCAGCTGCCCACTGTTACAACCCTTGCCTAAATGAATGGAGTCAGCTGGCCTCAATGAACCAGAAGAG GTCCAATTTTAAGCTTTTGGCTGTAAATGGAAAGCTCTATGCCATTGGTGGTCAGTCCCTTTCCAATGTGGAGTGTTATAACCCAGAAAATGACTGGTGGAACTTTGTAGCATCCATGCCAAACCCTCTTGCAGAATTCTCAGCTTGCGAGTGCAAGGGCAAGATCTATGTTATCGGAGGATACACTACACGAg ATAGGAATATGAACATTTTGCAGTACTGTCCCACTTCTGATTCCTGGACCAGCTTTGAACTTTGTGATGTCCATGTTCGCAAACAACAGATGCTGTCTGTTGAAGAAACAATATATCTGGTAGGGGGTTGTATTCATGAACTTGGGCCAAACCAAAAATCCAGTCAAAGTGAGGATGCGTTAACTGTGCAGTCTTACAACATTGCTACCAAAGAATGGCTCTACCTCAAAGAGAACACATCAAAATCAGGTCTTAACTTGACTTGCACTCTCCACAACGATGGAGTTTATATATTGAGCAGGGATATTACCTTATCTACAAGCTTGGAGCACCgtgtttttctgaagtataaTATATTTACGGACAGTTGGGAATCACTAAGACGCTTTCCAGCCTTTGGACAAAACATGCTGATCTGTTCTATGTATTTGCCTGATGTGCGAGAAGTGTAA